From a region of the Rhodococcus sp. 4CII genome:
- a CDS encoding PEP-utilizing enzyme has protein sequence MGDITRPWVVDNELSTRWPVYTRGNVGEVSSTVATPLFWSMIGGPPSEREWQQALAEFGAFDTDEFRDGVIDIQGLVHGYVYLNLSNMRTFGARMPGATPDLMDRTYLGDREAPAYVPHPDDQRPEYTDRILATVQRVMSETGRPDIEEHRKTAEKLRSARPDYSSMSEADLVAYQRMVMREYYPMFTRTHLRMVYEGSIVTGALEDAVAPFADPGLAVRLTAGLGNIASAAPNHAMWTLGRTVRQSPDLTALFEQGVVSLDERLRASAVPEITDFVAAFDEFLYEFGSRSTQEWEANARTWEAFPSIPLGMIDRMRLQDEDKNPVEQSKRLREERELCVAQMRDTLADQPEQLAKLEAALQSVSVYSPAREQSKTNTIRVLHEARLPMAELGRRYADLGIFDRPDDIVMVREDELDELVADPRSFHSLIVERWAWFDQLSELEPPFIVEAGKIPPVTEWPKKSDPGAETAVSGDVLTGLPACTGVATGVARVITDPEDAPDLEPGEILVAPLTDPGWTPIFTSAAAVVVNVGSSMSHAAIVSRELGIPCVLGVRQATKRIEDGMMLTVDGGAGTVTVH, from the coding sequence ATGGGCGACATCACACGTCCCTGGGTAGTTGACAACGAGTTGAGCACGCGGTGGCCGGTCTACACCCGCGGAAACGTCGGTGAAGTTTCTTCTACCGTTGCAACACCGCTCTTCTGGAGCATGATCGGTGGTCCGCCTTCTGAGCGTGAGTGGCAGCAGGCACTCGCGGAGTTCGGTGCATTCGACACCGATGAGTTCCGCGACGGCGTGATCGACATCCAAGGGCTGGTACATGGGTACGTGTACCTGAATCTGTCGAACATGCGGACGTTCGGCGCCCGGATGCCTGGAGCCACACCTGATCTGATGGACCGCACTTACCTCGGAGACCGCGAAGCACCCGCCTACGTGCCGCATCCCGACGACCAGAGGCCTGAGTACACCGACCGGATTCTGGCGACGGTCCAGCGCGTCATGAGTGAAACCGGTCGGCCCGATATCGAGGAACATCGGAAGACAGCGGAGAAGCTGCGCAGCGCCCGTCCCGACTACTCGTCGATGAGCGAGGCCGACCTCGTCGCGTACCAACGCATGGTGATGCGCGAGTACTATCCGATGTTCACGCGCACCCACCTGCGCATGGTCTACGAGGGTTCCATCGTCACCGGGGCATTGGAAGACGCAGTGGCCCCGTTCGCCGACCCGGGGCTGGCTGTCCGTCTCACCGCGGGTCTTGGCAACATCGCCTCGGCCGCTCCGAATCACGCGATGTGGACACTCGGCCGGACGGTCAGGCAGAGTCCGGACCTCACCGCCCTCTTCGAACAGGGAGTGGTCTCGCTCGACGAGCGTCTCCGAGCCTCAGCCGTTCCCGAGATCACCGATTTCGTTGCCGCGTTTGACGAGTTCCTCTATGAGTTCGGTTCCCGTTCCACGCAGGAATGGGAGGCCAATGCGCGAACCTGGGAAGCATTCCCGTCCATTCCGCTGGGCATGATCGACCGGATGCGCCTTCAGGACGAGGACAAGAACCCGGTCGAGCAGAGCAAGAGGCTGCGGGAGGAGCGAGAGCTCTGTGTTGCCCAGATGCGCGACACACTCGCCGACCAGCCCGAACAACTGGCAAAGCTCGAGGCCGCGCTTCAGTCGGTATCCGTGTACTCACCGGCACGCGAACAAAGTAAGACCAATACGATCAGGGTTCTGCACGAAGCCAGGCTGCCCATGGCCGAACTCGGGCGACGGTACGCCGATTTGGGAATCTTCGACCGTCCCGACGACATCGTCATGGTGCGCGAGGACGAACTGGACGAGTTGGTCGCTGATCCGCGATCCTTCCACAGCCTCATCGTCGAACGGTGGGCGTGGTTCGATCAGCTCTCCGAACTCGAGCCGCCGTTCATCGTCGAGGCCGGAAAGATCCCGCCGGTCACCGAGTGGCCGAAGAAATCGGACCCGGGTGCGGAGACCGCCGTGTCGGGGGACGTGTTGACGGGGCTGCCGGCCTGTACGGGTGTCGCGACCGGTGTCGCTCGCGTCATCACCGATCCCGAAGACGCCCCTGATCTGGAACCGGGCGAGATCCTCGTTGCGCCGCTCACCGATCCGGGCTGGACGCCGATCTTCACATCGGCTGCCGCAGTTGTCGTGAATGTGGGCTCCTCCATGAGTCACGCGGCCATTGTCAGTCGTGAACTCGGCATTCCCTGTGTGCTCGGCGTTCGGCAGGCGACCAAGCGAATCGAGGACGGCATGATGTTGACGGTGGACGGTGGGGCCGGCACGGTCACGGTCCACTGA
- a CDS encoding tyrosine-protein phosphatase — protein sequence MTVTDIDVLPNLRDLGGLPTTDGRRTRTGVLYRSALPAPGDARPTAVAEWPARTVIDLRSPREFATRAHPLQSDDTTVHQVSLLTDAEVTAPSQGTRLADVYQGILTNAGNKLVDLLQIAATTPGPILLHCAAGKDRTGVAVALLLRISGVDPADILADYVSTNEHMPAVLARITRFAPELGRTHPHDRDLRGAVPDALEGVLSQWDSHSGGVHGWMRSRGATDESIQLWKERFTE from the coding sequence ATGACAGTGACCGACATCGACGTTCTTCCCAACCTCCGCGACCTTGGAGGGCTCCCGACCACCGACGGCCGGCGAACGCGAACCGGAGTGCTGTACCGCAGTGCACTCCCCGCGCCCGGCGACGCCCGTCCCACGGCCGTCGCCGAATGGCCTGCCCGCACCGTGATCGACCTCCGCAGCCCGCGCGAGTTCGCTACCCGCGCACACCCACTGCAGTCCGACGACACCACCGTGCACCAGGTCTCTCTGCTGACCGATGCCGAAGTCACCGCACCCAGCCAGGGCACGCGCCTCGCCGACGTCTACCAGGGCATTCTCACCAACGCGGGCAACAAGCTCGTAGACCTCCTGCAGATCGCCGCGACCACCCCCGGACCGATACTGCTGCACTGCGCGGCGGGGAAGGATCGCACCGGCGTCGCCGTCGCACTCCTGCTGCGCATCTCCGGCGTCGACCCCGCTGACATCCTCGCCGACTACGTGTCGACCAACGAGCACATGCCTGCCGTCCTGGCGCGCATCACCCGGTTTGCTCCCGAACTCGGCCGCACGCATCCCCACGACCGCGACCTGCGGGGGGCCGTCCCCGACGCCCTCGAAGGCGTTCTGTCACAGTGGGACTCACACTCCGGCGGAGTCCATGGATGGATGCGGTCGCGCGGCGCCACCGACGAGTCGATTCAGCTCTGGAAAGAGCGATTCACCGAATGA
- a CDS encoding SDR family NAD(P)-dependent oxidoreductase, protein MDSHATAGLGRHRRRPEQMQAGDFMTMDPFRLDGEVAVVTGGTAGIGFETARVLLSAGARVVVCGRNAERGRHAVEQLRAVGDVHFTPADVSDENSVSDLFADVRSRYGPVSVLVNNAGPTDLLHSRDVDGPLGAVRPTAFAALMERTVTSSYLPTREALTDMLGARAGSIVMISSMAAAQAMPGFDSYATGKGAIESMTRAIAGSYGHLDIRCNAIRVGRIAVDHGGGLRAAADPVEEDPDAWRGPALPKAGAPEDIAHAVLYLSSAAGRYVNGVVLPVDGGVGSRSLMPWQTPRPEMLDEHAGASRGGD, encoded by the coding sequence ATGGATTCGCACGCCACGGCCGGCCTCGGTCGACACCGGCGTCGGCCGGAACAAATGCAGGCTGGCGACTTCATGACAATGGATCCGTTTCGGCTCGACGGTGAGGTCGCAGTCGTAACCGGTGGCACTGCGGGGATCGGTTTCGAAACGGCCAGGGTGCTACTGAGCGCCGGGGCCAGGGTGGTCGTCTGCGGCCGCAATGCTGAGCGTGGGCGCCACGCGGTCGAGCAGCTGAGGGCGGTGGGCGACGTGCACTTCACCCCCGCTGACGTAAGTGACGAGAATTCGGTTTCCGATCTGTTCGCCGATGTCAGGTCTCGCTACGGACCGGTGAGCGTCCTCGTCAACAACGCCGGCCCAACCGACCTGTTGCACTCGCGCGATGTCGATGGTCCGCTGGGTGCGGTACGGCCGACTGCGTTTGCGGCCTTGATGGAAAGAACGGTCACGTCGAGTTACCTGCCGACGCGCGAAGCGCTGACCGACATGCTCGGTGCCCGCGCCGGCAGCATCGTCATGATCTCTTCGATGGCCGCAGCACAGGCGATGCCGGGCTTTGATTCCTATGCCACCGGCAAGGGGGCAATCGAGTCGATGACGCGTGCGATCGCGGGTAGCTATGGGCATCTCGACATACGCTGCAATGCAATTCGCGTCGGCCGGATCGCGGTGGATCACGGCGGGGGCCTGCGTGCCGCCGCCGATCCGGTCGAGGAGGATCCGGATGCCTGGCGTGGACCCGCACTTCCGAAAGCGGGTGCGCCCGAGGATATTGCGCATGCGGTGCTGTATCTCAGCTCCGCTGCCGGCCGCTACGTCAACGGGGTAGTTCTCCCGGTGGACGGCGGCGTCGGAAGTCGCTCGCTCATGCCGTGGCAGACACCGCGGCCGGAGATGCTCGACGAACACGCGGGCGCATCACGCGGCGGAGACTGA
- a CDS encoding phosphotransferase family protein gives MRHSVTSKVARVLQAELALVDSDPSRVFDLLTVGRALLRRAELDDDLACRRAATPAPQGIEELLAVELPAVGEELGGAVVPIDYGTSTELTVTAADLVAALRRQQKAGRIVVSVEDVRRLSGGFSKEMLMARATYSDGSGERFVVRKVAPGRRADGLRAEYDVLSSAFRSGCPVPEPWWYDSEALGTPAIATSALSGTPAGDPNGWLAPPSSALLATVARAAAQQHQVELEAFDANPLPPLISAEDRREALAERRAVLDGLWADGDDAWAPAFHLVLDWLESAIPESADPPVLVHGDFGPHNFLIEGDELSGILDWERSHAGLAVEDLAYLRPTLDDESWNAFMREYVAAGGREPSDDALVWYIVWQDFWRAVSAYRMRSLFLRSPDQVLYGISGLLLAPGFLTSAVRSVSSAHAVTGARPC, from the coding sequence GTGCGACATTCGGTAACGTCCAAGGTAGCCCGCGTCCTTCAAGCCGAGTTGGCTCTCGTCGACTCCGATCCGAGCAGGGTGTTCGACCTGCTGACGGTGGGGCGCGCATTGCTACGACGAGCAGAACTCGACGACGACCTCGCCTGCAGGCGCGCGGCAACGCCTGCCCCCCAGGGCATCGAAGAACTCCTCGCGGTCGAACTCCCGGCCGTAGGTGAAGAACTCGGCGGCGCAGTCGTCCCGATCGACTACGGCACGTCCACAGAATTGACTGTCACTGCCGCGGATCTCGTTGCGGCTCTGCGCCGTCAGCAGAAAGCGGGACGCATCGTGGTGTCCGTGGAGGATGTCCGGCGGCTGTCCGGCGGCTTCTCGAAGGAAATGCTGATGGCGCGAGCTACCTACTCCGACGGCTCCGGCGAACGATTCGTCGTCCGCAAGGTGGCGCCGGGGCGACGGGCAGATGGCCTTCGTGCCGAATACGACGTCCTGTCGTCGGCGTTCCGCAGTGGCTGCCCTGTGCCGGAGCCGTGGTGGTATGACAGCGAGGCTCTCGGAACACCGGCGATCGCAACCTCGGCACTGTCCGGTACCCCCGCCGGCGACCCGAACGGCTGGCTTGCCCCTCCTTCCTCGGCTTTGCTCGCGACGGTGGCGCGAGCGGCCGCGCAGCAGCATCAGGTCGAGCTGGAGGCGTTCGATGCGAATCCATTGCCCCCGTTGATCTCCGCTGAGGACCGGCGGGAGGCGCTCGCCGAGCGAAGAGCGGTACTCGACGGTCTGTGGGCGGACGGCGACGATGCCTGGGCGCCGGCATTCCATCTGGTGCTGGACTGGCTCGAGTCCGCGATCCCCGAGTCGGCCGATCCGCCGGTGCTGGTGCACGGCGACTTCGGGCCCCACAACTTCCTGATCGAGGGTGACGAGCTCTCGGGCATCCTGGACTGGGAACGTAGTCACGCGGGACTTGCCGTGGAAGATCTCGCCTACCTCAGGCCCACCCTCGACGACGAGTCGTGGAACGCATTCATGCGCGAGTACGTTGCAGCGGGCGGCCGGGAACCATCGGACGACGCCTTGGTCTGGTACATCGTCTGGCAGGACTTCTGGCGTGCGGTGTCCGCCTATCGGATGCGCAGCCTCTTCCTGCGGAGCCCCGACCAGGTCCTCTACGGAATCTCCGGTCTTCTTCTCGCGCCAGGTTTCCTCACGAGCGCGGTGCGTTCGGTGTCTTCGGCGCACGCGGTCACGGGGGCACGCCCATGTTGA
- the phnE gene encoding phosphonate ABC transporter, permease protein PhnE, whose amino-acid sequence MKTDLPSAPTTAELATLRRPSWQTGVGLLAAAAIILWSAQATEFSVAALLDGIPNITDFIGRMFPPDLSILPTAISLMGETLAIAVIGTAIGVVLALPWALLGARSVFEQAWLHHAARTSINVTRAIPELMWALLFVSAVGLGPLAGTLAIVVGSAAGMARLFADIFETMDMRAWEAAAAAGATRSQRISWVLLPQSVPTVASYTLLVLDGNVRAASLLGIVGAGGIGMELTQQLRLFEYGNVLTIVLVVLVVVVTLDRVASYLRKKLL is encoded by the coding sequence ATGAAGACGGACCTCCCCTCGGCCCCGACGACGGCCGAACTCGCCACGCTGCGACGCCCGTCCTGGCAGACCGGCGTCGGTCTACTCGCCGCCGCCGCGATCATTCTCTGGTCGGCGCAGGCCACCGAGTTCTCCGTCGCCGCACTGCTCGACGGGATCCCGAACATCACCGACTTCATCGGCCGCATGTTCCCCCCGGACCTTTCCATCCTCCCCACCGCGATCTCGTTGATGGGCGAGACCCTCGCGATCGCGGTCATCGGCACCGCGATCGGCGTGGTCCTCGCGCTGCCGTGGGCGCTGCTCGGCGCGCGTTCGGTCTTCGAGCAGGCGTGGTTGCACCACGCCGCCCGAACATCGATCAACGTCACCAGGGCCATCCCGGAACTGATGTGGGCGTTGCTGTTCGTCTCCGCGGTCGGGTTGGGTCCGCTCGCCGGCACCCTCGCCATCGTCGTCGGATCGGCGGCAGGCATGGCCCGCCTGTTCGCCGACATCTTCGAGACGATGGACATGCGGGCGTGGGAAGCGGCCGCCGCGGCAGGTGCCACCCGATCGCAGCGCATCAGCTGGGTCCTGCTGCCGCAGAGTGTGCCGACCGTCGCCAGTTACACCCTCCTCGTCCTCGACGGAAACGTGCGCGCCGCATCGCTACTCGGCATCGTCGGCGCCGGTGGCATCGGCATGGAACTCACCCAGCAACTCCGGCTCTTCGAGTACGGAAATGTCCTCACGATCGTCCTGGTCGTGCTGGTGGTCGTGGTGACCCTCGACCGCGTCGCCTCCTATCTCAGAAAGAAGCTCCTATGA